The Glycine soja cultivar W05 chromosome 19, ASM419377v2, whole genome shotgun sequence genomic sequence CCAATTTTGAAACATCTTCCCCATATAATGCCATTGGAGGATAAGAAATATGTTGAGTCACATTCTTCCCGAACAGTTTCTGACAATGCACGTGTCAACCAATGGATTcataagataaaagagaaaaaaaaaatgttgggcTAGTTAGATTATGACCTTCTAAATGGGAAACATTAACAAGGTTATACTGACAATTACAGAAGGCCTAAGAAATATGTCATTAAACAAGCAACTAAAAGGGTGGACCCAAACATGAGACTTCTGCCATGCGATGTCTGGAGAAAGTCAGATGTACACAATCTTATCCTTAGTGAAAGGTTGTTTTCAGGATTAGAACCGATGACCACCAGCACCAAGTCACAATtcattatgttatatatttacCTTTAACAAGCTCATGCCCATAGATGGACGGGCATATAGATTGTAGGATTTGCCGAAATAAATCTGAACCATGCTCCTGCGCAAACTTCGCAACAAATTCTAAATCCTTTGAAGAAAACGAAAACAAATCAAACAGCTCAGTTGGTCTGGCTTTGGGGTTAGAATCTGGCAGATCCTCAGGTACAGACTgtgactttgaattttttatggATACAGCTTCAAGGTACAAATAGTAAAATCCTTGGTTTTTGTTCTTTGACTTCCCTGCATAAATACCCACAGGCTGCATGAGATACGAGAAATGgctgaaaatgaataaatttgcaTCTTAAGTAAAGTAATTAGACATATAAAGCAGAGATAACTTTTAGCCAGACAAAATACTGAAGATAGCAACAAATGCATTAGGTTGTCAGAAGTCCCACATCAACCGCACCAGAATATTTGTATAAACTAAACCAATAAACAACAAATGcattatgattttatattaaataattatataaatctttGTGTCAACCACCAAGTGATAGTTTGCCTGGTATTGATTGATCTTCATAACGTGTAAACAAGGTGGTTTATATAATTTCTACCACAGTATCTAGATGTTTACTTTGTTATGGTTGTCATGAAATAAAGGATGTCACATACCTTTGCATAAGATTTGCTAATAGCTATAATTTTCTTCGCGATAATTTGTCAGCTTTGAAGCTATATTTTTCATGTATCAGATTTTGGCAACAGAAAAGCAGGTGTGTAGCCGTTAAGAATTAAGCAGAAGCTGGGGTAATCCAACATCAGAGGGAAAGAGGAAACTCATTATACAGATATGATTCTAGGACAGTGTGATTACTTGTGTTTCATTACTTGATCTTTGACAGAAGTATTCTATTATTATAACCAGAGTTCCAGGTTCTTTATTGGCAAAAAAATTACAGATACATTACTGATTTTGCATGtagaaaaatttatcaaatattaataaacacaGATATTAAAACGGTATTAGATAgatattcaagtaaaatttaagAGTTCAGGTATCTTTGACTAACAGAGCTTGGATTTGCTTTCCCTTCAACATCCAAGCAAGTGTTAAAACAGGGAACCATATATGGTGAATAACAAAGACATGCAAGCTCAGGCATACCTCCTCCAATATCCATGTAAGTGTTAATTCCTCTTATAATTCCAGTAACAGTCACCACATCTCCAGGTATGCACGCATCAACGAGATCTTGGGTAAGCTCGCATTCCACTGTTCGAGGCACCCGTCCTTCTTCATGGTCTTCAGGCTTTAATAATTCTTGAACTCTAGTGCGGCACAAGCATTAGAAAAGGGTTTTAAAGGACTGATGTTCCAACATATGTGAGAGAATAGAGATAATGAGTCAAGCACCAGGCTGaccttattttttgaaaatcaatAGTTTGAGCAGTAGATCGCAACGGATTAAAGAATTTGCTCTTGCAGCCATTCAAATTGCACGTAGATGGTGGAGAATATTTCCCATCAGGAAATATACGTGTAATTGATTGTTTACATTTACTGCATTCAAAACTCATTTCCACCACCAGAGGTCTGACAGTGCTGACTTTCACAGCAGTACCACGAACTGAGACAAGCTTGTCTGTAAAATCACCAAAagatgataaaatattaaaattactcTCTTTCCTATACAGTGGGAAAGCTTCAACCTTGGCAAGCaagccaaaaaataataataataattataaaaaccacTACAATGATTATATGATATACCAATATAAGCTGCTTTTAAGTTCTTCAGCGCAATCATAGTTTCAGGACAGTTATGAAGACGAATATCTACCTTTGCACCATGCTCTAGATCGCCATTCTCCCATTTGGAAAGCAAAACCTATTtccaatttattatttaaatagtaTAAAACCTTGGTCAACACTATATAAGCACTTGTTTGTGCAACAACTACAGGCACGACTTCAAGCATACCTTATGAACAGCCGCACTCATACATAAGAGAGCAATTTTAGGTTTCTCCgttaacattttataaaattccTCAACATGACATATTTGTTGCAACTGCAGAAAGTCGAGTGACAAGACGTAGTTGCCATAATCATTTTTCACCTGTCAGCATAACACAAAATTATCCCCAAGATAACACACTGTCAAATTTATCACTGTATCCCAAAACCTGGGAGCTTAGAAAGCTTCAAAAGAGTAAAGATTCTTTTAGTTTTTCCCCTTCCCGTGTTTTCACAAACCAAAGCTACCAAACACtacttaaaatgaaaaaaaaaaactatttaaataatCTGCATATGAATAAATAGTCTTTGCACTAACAATGAAAATAACTTTTACCGTGTCATCCAATCACAAATTGTAGGTATGTTTGTTCACTTTTACAGTAACTATCTTAACAAGAAAGATTTGTAAGTGGTTGGTAGTGTAAAAAAAGCTACCTTGATAGTACAAAGAAAAGATCCTTATTCCATTCTTCTTACTTTATTGACTATTTTCCATAGGATactaagaaataattttattatggtAAATATAGATGTTTCTTCTGATGCTCATTTTAATATACAGGTTCCTCTTGCTTATTTGTTATCGACAACAAATTCCGTGGTTAACGAATGCAATATCGCAAACACAAAACAGAAACCTAATCCAGGTCTgtcatttgaaatttaaattcctaAGTACCTCAGGGAATGGATTCAACaaatcaatctcaataacaatgaGGAGAATAAGAAATGAAAGAGTTTAAGAGGGAAGAGAAATTGCGATACCTGAGAAACGAGGTTTTGTCCCGGCGGtgaagagaagaaggaaagaagagcAGAAGTGAGATTGAGCAAGATATCATCGACGGTGAAGAGTTGCTGAGGAAAGTAAGTGCCAAGTATATCCATTAACACGAACGGATCCATGGATACGGATCCGAAACCTTATCCGATCCTCTGCTCCGTCTCTTCTTCTGGTGTTCCGTGCATCCCGTTTCCGACGACGTTCTTCGCCGCTCTTTTTTTCTTGGCGGGAAAATTGAGAAAGTTAATGAATACGCCGGTGCCAATTCTGGGCTTTTGATGCTAATAAGCTTGGGCCTTGTGCGGGTAAACATCAAAGGAAGTTGTTATTCTCACTCTGATTTTCGTTATTCTCACACCtactgttttttaaaataatcaaaatattgaaatgatCATTTTACCTATTCTCAcaccttttgttttttaaaataatgatacaaatattttgattaatttaaaatttattttaaaataaatatttaaattattatcctacctaacacaattaattttgatttctctCGTTAttgtacttttaaaaattatagtctACTGTACATCTAATCAACTTATGGACAACAATAACTAATAACTAATAGTGTTTTACTTTACAATCCACTGCTAATACAAATCAAACTTTTTCAATGgtaaataattcataatataaatcttaagaaaaaaatattttataaaaaatgttcagaaatattataaaaaaatgcacatatCAATACACTCTagtagtattattattttataagtaaaAGAGACTTTAACAGATTATAATCATTTATCAAAATCTAAATTTAAGAATAGCTGGATCTAATCAAATTTAGTGAATTTAACTACATTTAACAACCAATTAAGTTGTTCACACTAATGATATTTATTACATACATATTAACGTAGCACTTAATATCAATAATTAgtgttttataaatataaataaacatttttataaagtaaaaaaaatattttcacttaaatagtattaatcattatttttttcagtaacctaaatataaattaaattgtaataattattatattttcataatatattaCATACATATtaactattatatttattaaattttaataattaaaatataaatttattatatgtatGACTTTTCATTaaaatctctctctctatataactaattattttttaaaaaaacatttggcacaaattgttttaaattttgatatataatatattatgagTTAGTTAAGTTTTTAGTATTTAAACTTTTCtacattttttatacaatttttagtCATTCGTTAATTTTCTATCAGTATTTTAGTTCTtctgaaaaaaatttcatatttttagttccttgtttattttcattgttcaaaattaaacattattttatcaatttttaatcctttgtttattttatatctagGATAACTTTTGAGGAATAGATATTGAATTGCCATCGGACAACCAACCAttcctttgtttgttttatatttagggCATCATCAATTTACATGGTTTGTAAAAAATTTCACAGGTCTTTGGTGCGAGGTCCGAATGATACTAGAATCAAGAGACAAATATATGTGTATAGATTAGGGGGCCATGGCCCCTTCTTAGTAACAATTTTACTATACTTATTGTAGCTTATGGTTATCATGGATAGATTTTATTGCGGTTGTTTGCTACGGGCCTTTTTGTTCCCAAGagtaaaatttcaatatatatatataagaaaatgattttaggAAAAGTTTATTGTGTTAGATATTATATATTAGTGTTTTTTTCTCTCCGTTGCTTGCTTCATCTTGTCTTTAGattcttatatttaattattaattttagtattatatataaaatttcaattactCATTTCATATTTTCTATTACTTCTGCAATACATTTGAATCTATCAACTTTTCTTCTTACAATTAAGAACTTTGagtttatgtatttttctttatttgtgcGATTTgatctttctttcctttatttttccACACACTATTTACTGCTTgaccaaatttatttacaattataaGTTTCATCTCTTGTacgtataaatttaaatatttatatttaaaatattttaaatttataaaatatcataaaatataactattattacttgttaaataaaaaagttagaaatatAACCTTTTATATATGACCCCTGGGATTTAGTCTGGCTTTGGATTGCTGAGTATTTTTAAGTAAGATTTTAagttcaaattttgttttataaaaaaatgtgattaagaTGGAAGAACCACACTAAAGAATCAAGTGTTGGGATTAAGGATTAAAAATCTCAAAAAGTGATATCAAAGCATATTTTCAATgtttcattattaaaaaatagataaaatatttagattcatagttgattttttatctaagttttattcaacaATCCTTGAATTATGAACCATCGATGAATAATGTAAACAGTGGCTTTATGGTTCTTCATCaactaaagtttttttattctacaataggacttttttaacttttcaaatggaaagaaaaaaccatatatattcttaatattgaaaattatagtCTTCTTATATTGTGTAAACTTAATAAAATTCTCATTATGGGTAAAcactcacatatatatatatatatatatatatatatatatatatatatatatatatatatatatatatatatatatattcatttaagttCACATAGATTAAGCTAAAAATGATAGATAGTTAGGCTCTTGTTATTTACACCCACTATTTTTTCTAAGTACACACATATCTCCTTTCTACCTTTCAATTACCCGTCATATccttttttcttaaagaaatgTTTTCAAGACATATATTTCCAAGATTACATATACCTATTTCATATATGTATCTCCACAACAATTCATAGTTATTTGTCCCATAAATATATCTTTGAAATTATGATTCATAGTTTCGGAGATGTACTTttgaaatatgtatatatatttttaataaaatatcacttaagaattaagatggttgacgataaataaaaagaatgataaatatttatcttatacacatgtttattggttttattttcatcctatcattaatattttttaaatcctctaaaatcttatttcatcttatctttattattttttaaaccttgatttTAAATTGTCATTGCCATATATTCACTATACAATAttgtattttcattattattatataatattttatgtttttctttatgtgacaatgtttttttaaggTACGTTTATCATTAAATTCACCTGACATTGAATTATTGAGGTAGACTTAGATTAAAAATGAGTAAACAtgcttaaagaaaataaatcatcatcaaaagttttgttttgtaattaaGGTGTATAATATATGAAGTTAGTAACAAAGGTACATTGAAATGTAGTGCCACTCGAAGGAAAACACAAAATAccgtataataataataaatatacattattatataatgaatatagTTTATAATTAGAGTTTAAagaatgataaagataaaatgaaaataagactaATAAACATagatataagataaatatttatgttctttttttatttctcgtcGACCATctcaattattaaataatatttcattaaaaaatatatacatattctaGAAGTGTACATCTGAAACtatcaattataatttcaagaattcatttttggaaaataaaatgagtatatttctttaagaaaaaaatataataaataattgagaTAAAAAGGGATGTACCAAGTGTACTTAAAAAACAGAAATATGAATAACAAGagcaaataattattataattatgttaatattaactcacattaattattattaaaacacaaaatttcaataaaagttATCTGACACATATTAATTATTCTGTAACAATaacatgttaaaataaaaaccatTAACCACATGTTTAAATAACTTAAATTccattgatttaaaataaatttctttcctactttttttaaaaaaaaatcattattctttagaaaatttaaaaagaaataaaaaaaaaacttgccaCAATCAAGGAACATTAGTTGAAAACTGAAAGGACAGACGAAGCAGAAAAAGAAATGGCTAGTCGCACGTGGTGACGAATGATGTTACACAAGACGCTCCCGTTCATCGGATTTGCTAGCAGGTCACAGTGTCAcccttttatatttaatattttcaaactgAAGTGGAATAGTCCCTTCCTTTTTACACACTAGCCGCTTCACCAAAGTTGAAAATTTTCAGAAACCAAAACCTCtccctccttttcttttttccttcttcgcCACTCTCTCCATTCCTCCGATGATTTCCGAACCGGCGAGTTCCCTGAGAAAGAGCAACTTCCAAGACCGGCGCCTCAGCATCATCGACGTTTCCTCCGCCGACGATTCGCTTCTCGATGGAAACCCTCTCAGCCACCAACGTTCAGgttatctttctcttctcttctcattTAACTGCAAACGACACCACTTATTCTCAATTGTTTGCCGTTTTATGCATCCGTCGAGATCAAACAAAACTCATTCAGATCTTCCATTTCAGAGAACCAAGAGCAGGCCGATGTGTTGTACACGCCGAACTCGAAGAAGTTCGAAGACGCCGCCACCAAACTCCAACAATGGGACCACGAGCCTCACTCCAACGACTCATCCGGAATCGGAAAACCTAAGAAAAACAGCAAATGCAATCTGCGCAAGAGTTTAGCCTGGGACAGTGCCTTTTTCACCAGCGCCGGTACCTTTCTTTCTGTACTTgcaatttgttttgtttgattggATGTTGAGTAGTTTTGTGTTTAATTGATGCGTGATTTTCAGGGGTTTTGGATCCGGAGGAGTTGACTATTATAATTGAAGGTGTTGAGAAGGATGAGAAGCCTGAATTACCGTCTATTCAAGAGGATGTGTACAAGTCGTGTGAGTCCATTTCTACGTTAGCGAGTGATAGCTTGACCTTTGAAAGTGTGGAGATGGAGGGTGATTTATTTGAGGATGTAAGAGCTTCAATTCAGAAATCTAGCAAAAAGTCCAGCCCTGCAGCGTCAAACATCAAAGTGCCATCTTCCCCTTCGGTTCCATTGTTCCAAACTCATGACTGTATGTCTTTGTCTCCACTCTGTGGTATTCAGCATAGATCCTTGCAATCTGTTTGTGAATTATGAAGAGCATTTATAAAGCATAGGTTGAGAGAGGCCAGATTGGTTCCGTGATTTTATATTAACTAGTTATCACAATTAAGGATTTGTTTTTTCATAAACTTGtaacactaatttttttttctagatgcATGGAATGAGTGGACGAATATTTTAGatgcctttttaaaaaaataaaatcgaaACGTGTGCATTCTGAATTTCTGACGAgtgtttgaaatttatttattcttctctGCTTTTATTTTGGTGTACTGATTCATACCCGATTGGTCAAATTGTTGAtttctggttttttttttcagcttcGAAAAAGGTTGGCATGGTTTCTTGCAATAAGGTAAATTGCATTTGTGATAAAGACTAGAAAGTTTTTGTAATGTTAATGTCTGAATGATTCTCAAGaatacttcaaaaaaaaatgtttatggtGCTGCCCAAGTGTGTTGGTTCAGCTGTAGGTTGATAGCTCAGCTGTACAAGACTTTATGGGTGTAGTATGTGTCCCCAAAGTTATCCTATCACAGAGGCACCTATTATCGCAGAGTGCATGGTGAGTAGAGACCCTCTCCATTTTTATTGAGAAAATGGACATCTTCATTTCTATGATGAGTAAAGGAAATTTGCAACTCTGAACAAATAGACATGATCATTTTTATACACACACAGCCATGTAAATGGAGATGTCCATTTCCTTTGAGAAATGGAGAGGATTTCTACTTGAGCACGGTGGTGAATATGGACACAATGTTTGCCACATTGCCTCCCATCAGTCCCATGGGCCCATTTTGTAACCCCTCccctctctcacacacacacaaataaaataaaaatctgcaATAACTTTGTACTGCCATTAGATGAAGGTCCCACCTGCTTCTAAGAATCCAAGTGCTGGCATGCAAGGATTTGGGAAAATGACGAAGAAGAATAATCCTATTTTCCCCCAAATTCCACAGGTATAACTAAATAAAACCACTGAAGAGAACCAGTGGCTTTTCTAATTTTGCTTACTAATGATTGGCAGAGGACCAAAGCACTGAGGCTTGTTCAATGAAATTTTGAGTGATTAACTGATTATATACctaactatttttcttattttgaagaagCATGTGGCTACAAGGAGAGAGTCATCTATTTTAATGCAATCAAAGGTACCCGGAAGGTCTAGTTTAAGTTCCACAATTCCATCCAAGAGAGATTCACTTGGCAATCCACATGTCAAAAGTGAAAGGGACAAGGCAAAACGAATAGTTGGTGGTTAGACCTTGCTTTAGCATTTTTCCACTTCTCATTTTGGCATAATGGTTACCATTTTCTGAGCTGTAGTTAACTTTCATTTTCCTTTGACCTCTTCAGATAGAGTCAGTTCAGTGGCAAAAGCATCTGTTGTTAGAGGTTCTCGAGGTTCTGTGCCTAAGCCCACACTACCATCCAAATCACCTTCTGGTCCGACAGTATCAACCAGGACTAAATCAGTGACTTCCACATCTTCTGGTAACAATTTATCTGACAATATTGGTAAATCTTCTTTTAGTTACTTAAAAAGAAGTTATAAGCCAACCTCATGTTGCCCAGTTGTCAAAACACCTTCAAGGGTTGCTTCAAGAAATAAAGCTGAACCTGAGATTTCTAGTCTTTCAAGGTTGATGTCTGCCACAAAGCTTTCTTCTAGTATTTCGCCCGCTAGCTCTATCAGTGACTGGTCTTCATCAGAGTCATCCTCAACAACTTCTATGGCTAAACGTGTGTGTAATAGTTCAAGGCCCAGCATTGATTGTGGGTCAAGCAGAAAGGTTTTATTGAACACTGATGCAGATCAAGGTACACACCCTCAGACTCCTCTGAGTGATTCAAGCTTAGAAAGGCAAGAGGCTCGGCAAAGTGGGATTATTAGTCAGAAGGAAAGGACAGTGCCTGGAGCGACAGTTCTTCCTCCAGTTTCCAAGAAACCTTCAGGCCTTCGACTGCCTTCACCAAAGATTGGTTATTTTGATGGGGTGAGTTTTGCCTTGTTTATATTTGATGTAAGCCAGAAACCTTGTTGGTTAGTGGTTAGTACCATTTTATTGGAAAAATGTACAGATTTCATATCATTATGACTTTGGTCACATACTATTTAGTGAGTTTTCCTGGTGGAATATGTGCTTCTgcaaattatgatattttacttTTCCTATTTCTTTCGTTATCTCTCTATTACACTGCATTTGTTGAATTGGTGTCATATTGTTGTGCAGGTGAAGCCCTTAGTGCGCACTCCACGTGGGTCTGTTGTACCTGGTGGCTTGCCAAAACATGGAGCTGAAAGTCCAAGAGAAGGCCAAAACAAAGCAGAACTTGGAAAGCTGCAACCATCCAGATCTTTTGTTTCAATTGATAATACAAAACCCAACAACCAGCAACCTCCACATCCAAATCCTTTTCATGAATCATTAGATGTTGCAATTAAGACATCTAATAGCGTGCAGAATGGCAAAAGCTCTTCCGACATATCCATTGGTGCTGTTGAAAATACATCACACTTCCATGTAGTGGAGAAAGCTCATCATGATTTGCCACCACTTAAGGGTGTCAATAACCAGGAAAATGCTCATCATGATGATCAAATTGATTGTTTGAGCAAACAAGTTGGACATATGGACATAAATTTTGAGATAGGGGAAAAGTTTAATAGTGATTCCCTTTATTTATTGCAGAATGATATCAGCTTCCAAGATAAATCCAATGGTCTGGATTTATCTAGTCACAAAGAGCTTATTGATTGTCCTAAGAAAGACGAATTATTTAATGGTTTATCTACTACATACCTTTATGTCTCCCCAACCAGCTTTGATGTGGTAGCTTCAACAAGGAGACCCTTTGCGGTCAAAGATTCCTTTTGTAACATGGATGGTGTTGTCTTTACAGATTCAACAGTTTCAGAGGCTAAATCGACCAACTTGCCTGTGCCGGAGAGCATTATTATGAAAGAAAACGAGTGAGATTGTGTAATTAAGTTGAACTATATGTTTGTTGAGTTTGCTGCTTTGTGCAAAACTGTCCAAGTCATGAATGGATAGTCTTTATCATTTTTGAAATACTTGTTATACTATTTATACTTTAATTTGATGGGTCTTCTAGATGTATTACCCATGGATTCGTTGCTGTGAATTCGTCTTCGATGTTTTGAACGAGAAGAACCTCGTGGTGTCGTGTATCCTTTTGGATTTCATGTTCTGTTTCCCATCGGGAATTTAAATGCCTGAGATGCATTCGTTTGCATTTTCATTAAACATTGTTATATGCCTTTGCAGAAACCAACATTATATAAGGAagtgacttaaataaataaacaaaattttattctttgaatAAGTATAAATCTTGAACAAATTATTGAGTTGAGTTAggcataaaataaatgttatttttttgttactatgttggtatgaattatttatcgacttgtgtgatttttttttaattatattttttttcatttacgaGATTTAAACTGAAGATATTACTTAAAAGAATCAAGTCTAGTATAATTTAAACTAAcaattttttagtataaaataaaataaatgtcattaattattatattatttaattaataaatttagttatacTATCTCTATTTATAAGAAATGAATTATAATGTAAAagatagtataaaattataactattcaaataataaataagaaggACTAATTTGGACAAAATAAGTCAAACCAAAGACTTTAGTCTTAGTGCATttagttaaagaaaaataacttaataaaaaaCCTAAATCTAAACTAAGTTTTTTTAAAGGTGTCATATTTTTTGGTAAAACGAATTCCATCTGTAGCGTGTACATATATATAACTCGTTGTACCAAGTCACCTAATCTAGCTTTTTTTTAAcagtatattttcatttttttttcttttctattttttagtatttaagtGAATTGTTTATCCAACTAACTGCCGTGAGCTAGAAGGAGAAATAAGTTAATGCATGAAAAAttgtttatccaaacaaaatagcaaaatgagtaaaaagttaaaaaaaaaaaacatttctcatttttaataaaatacttctTTAGTATTTGTAACTTTTGTCAGTTAATACTTTGACTTAGAAATTCAAACATTAGTTTAAAATGTTGTGAAAGAAATGAATATAGCTCTTAGACAAAAAAATACGAATACACATTTAGATTTAGTTTAGCAGAcagaaattgaaaatttcaaaacttcCAATAAGGAAACCCTTCAAATAAGTAACTCAAAACACCTTACCTTGGAAGTAC encodes the following:
- the LOC114400325 gene encoding uncharacterized protein LOC114400325 isoform X2, translated to MISEPASSLRKSNFQDRRLSIIDVSSADDSLLDGNPLSHQRSENQEQADVLYTPNSKKFEDAATKLQQWDHEPHSNDSSGIGKPKKNSKCNLRKSLAWDSAFFTSAGVLDPEELTIIIEGVEKDEKPELPSIQEDVYKSCESISTLASDSLTFESVEMEGDLFEDVRASIQKSSKKSSPAASNIKVPSSPSVPLFQTHDSSKKVGMVSCNKMKVPPASKNPSAGMQGFGKMTKKNNPIFPQIPQHVATRRESSILMQSKVPGRSSLSSTIPSKRDSLGNPHVKSERDKAKRIVGDRVSSVAKASVVRGSRGSVPKPTLPSKSPSGPTVSTRTKSVTSTSSGNNLSDNIGKSSFSYLKRSYKPTSCCPVVKTPSRVASRNKAEPEISSLSRLMSATKLSSSISPASSISDWSSSESSSTTSMAKRVCNSSRPSIDCGSSRKVLLNTDADQGTHPQTPLSDSSLERQEARQSGIISQKERTVPGATVLPPVSKKPSGLRLPSPKIGYFDGVKPLVRTPRGSVVPGGLPKHGAESPREGQNKAELGKLQPSRSFVSIDNTKPNNQQPPHPNPFHESLDVAIKTSNSVQNGKSSSDISIGAVENTSHFHVVEKAHHDLPPLKGVNNQENAHHDDQIDCLSKQVGHMDINFEIGEKFNSDSLYLLQNDISFQDKSNGLDLSSHKELIDCPKKDELFNGLSTTYLYVSPTSFDVVASTRRPFAVKDSFCNMDGVVFTDSTVSEAKSTNLPVPESIIMKENE
- the LOC114400325 gene encoding flocculation protein FLO11-like isoform X1 produces the protein MISEPASSLRKSNFQDRRLSIIDVSSADDSLLDGNPLSHQRSENQEQADVLYTPNSKKFEDAATKLQQWDHEPHSNDSSGIGKPKKNSKCNLRKSLAWDSAFFTSAGVLDPEELTIIIEGVEKDEKPELPSIQEDVYKSCESISTLASDSLTFESVEMEGDLFEDVRASIQKSSKKSSPAASNIKVPSSPSVPLFQTHDSSKKVGMVSCNKMKVPPASKNPSAGMQGFGKMTKKNNPIFPQIPQKHVATRRESSILMQSKVPGRSSLSSTIPSKRDSLGNPHVKSERDKAKRIVGDRVSSVAKASVVRGSRGSVPKPTLPSKSPSGPTVSTRTKSVTSTSSGNNLSDNIGKSSFSYLKRSYKPTSCCPVVKTPSRVASRNKAEPEISSLSRLMSATKLSSSISPASSISDWSSSESSSTTSMAKRVCNSSRPSIDCGSSRKVLLNTDADQGTHPQTPLSDSSLERQEARQSGIISQKERTVPGATVLPPVSKKPSGLRLPSPKIGYFDGVKPLVRTPRGSVVPGGLPKHGAESPREGQNKAELGKLQPSRSFVSIDNTKPNNQQPPHPNPFHESLDVAIKTSNSVQNGKSSSDISIGAVENTSHFHVVEKAHHDLPPLKGVNNQENAHHDDQIDCLSKQVGHMDINFEIGEKFNSDSLYLLQNDISFQDKSNGLDLSSHKELIDCPKKDELFNGLSTTYLYVSPTSFDVVASTRRPFAVKDSFCNMDGVVFTDSTVSEAKSTNLPVPESIIMKENE
- the LOC114400325 gene encoding uncharacterized protein LOC114400325 isoform X3; translated protein: MISEPASSLRKSNFQDRRLSIIDVSSADDSLLDGNPLSHQRSENQEQADVLYTPNSKKFEDAATKLQQWDHEPHSNDSSGIGKPKKNSKCNLRKSLAWDSAFFTSAGVLDPEELTIIIEGVEKDEKPELPSIQEDVYKSCESISTLASDSLTFESVEMEGDLFEDVRASIQKSSKKSSPAASNIKVPSSPSVPLFQTHDSSKKVGMVSCNKMKVPPASKNPSAGMQGFGKMTKKNNPIFPQIPQKHVATRRESSILMQSKVPGRSSLSSTIPSKRDSLGNPHVKSERDKAKRIVGDRVSSVAKASVVRGSRGSVPKPTLPSKSPSGPTVSTRTKSVTSTSSVVKTPSRVASRNKAEPEISSLSRLMSATKLSSSISPASSISDWSSSESSSTTSMAKRVCNSSRPSIDCGSSRKVLLNTDADQGTHPQTPLSDSSLERQEARQSGIISQKERTVPGATVLPPVSKKPSGLRLPSPKIGYFDGVKPLVRTPRGSVVPGGLPKHGAESPREGQNKAELGKLQPSRSFVSIDNTKPNNQQPPHPNPFHESLDVAIKTSNSVQNGKSSSDISIGAVENTSHFHVVEKAHHDLPPLKGVNNQENAHHDDQIDCLSKQVGHMDINFEIGEKFNSDSLYLLQNDISFQDKSNGLDLSSHKELIDCPKKDELFNGLSTTYLYVSPTSFDVVASTRRPFAVKDSFCNMDGVVFTDSTVSEAKSTNLPVPESIIMKENE